A single window of Polyangiaceae bacterium DNA harbors:
- a CDS encoding helix-turn-helix transcriptional regulator, with product MLRQQYEEDSLVVRVGARIRKLRMEQGLSLRDFGKQAGVHPFHVMAIELGQVATNTNTLRAIAKALGVAPLDLLNHDTENDDIGCLVEMMRKQPDCVRKIMRKVRPLVEN from the coding sequence ATGTTGCGTCAACAATATGAAGAAGATTCGCTGGTCGTTCGGGTGGGCGCGAGAATCCGCAAATTGCGCATGGAGCAAGGATTATCGCTGCGCGATTTTGGAAAGCAGGCGGGTGTGCACCCGTTTCACGTCATGGCTATCGAGCTGGGGCAAGTGGCAACGAATACCAATACGCTTCGGGCCATCGCAAAGGCGCTCGGGGTCGCGCCGCTCGACCTATTGAACCACGACACCGAAAACGACGATATCGGATGCCTCGTCGAGATGATGCGCAAGCAGCCCGATTGCGTCCGGAAAATCATGCGCAAGGTCAGGCCGCTCGTGGAGAATTGA